In Rhizobium sp. CIAT894, the following are encoded in one genomic region:
- the repA gene encoding plasmid partitioning protein RepA, translating to MQPSLALQDDQEHLPSLLATDAKELSYQLQQHQAKIFPPLSQKTIRTFSPAEAAAFIGIGEGYLRQVAADGHGPDPLANGRRLYSATDMDRIRRVLDERNGTPKYVPARRPGEKLQIVSVMNFKGGSGKTTTAAHLAQFMALRGYRVLAVDLDPQASLSALFGHQPEFDVGEGETIYGAIRYEDPRPIADIVRATYTPNLHLIPGNLELMEFEHETPKAMSSGTAETMFFARIGEVLTEIESLYDVVVIDCPPQLGFLTMSALCAATSVLITVHPQMLDVMSMSQFLTMTSELMSVVEKAGGRTSYDWMRYLVTRFEPNDGPQSQMTGFMRAIFGNRMLHNAMVKSTAVADAGVTKQTLYEVERSQFTRGTYDRALDSLNLVNGEIEAHIRSTWGRK from the coding sequence ATGCAGCCGAGTCTTGCTCTTCAGGACGATCAAGAGCATCTCCCGTCGCTTCTGGCAACGGATGCCAAGGAGTTGTCCTATCAACTTCAGCAGCATCAGGCAAAAATCTTCCCCCCGCTGTCACAAAAGACCATCAGAACATTTTCTCCGGCGGAGGCCGCAGCCTTTATCGGCATCGGCGAAGGTTATCTCCGGCAGGTGGCGGCCGACGGCCATGGACCCGATCCGCTGGCAAACGGACGGCGGCTTTACAGCGCAACGGACATGGACCGGATTCGCCGGGTCCTCGACGAGCGAAACGGCACGCCGAAATATGTGCCGGCCCGCAGGCCGGGGGAAAAGCTCCAGATCGTCTCCGTCATGAACTTCAAGGGTGGCTCGGGCAAGACCACCACCGCGGCCCATCTGGCGCAGTTCATGGCGCTGAGGGGCTATCGCGTGCTCGCCGTCGATCTCGATCCGCAAGCTTCCTTGTCGGCCCTGTTCGGTCATCAGCCGGAATTCGACGTCGGCGAGGGTGAAACGATCTATGGCGCGATCCGCTATGAGGATCCGCGCCCGATCGCTGATATCGTGCGCGCCACCTACACGCCCAATCTGCATCTCATTCCGGGAAATCTCGAGCTGATGGAGTTCGAGCACGAGACGCCGAAGGCGATGTCGTCGGGTACGGCGGAGACGATGTTCTTCGCTCGCATCGGGGAAGTGCTGACCGAGATCGAAAGCCTTTACGACGTCGTCGTCATCGACTGCCCGCCGCAGCTGGGTTTCCTGACGATGTCGGCGCTCTGCGCGGCAACCTCGGTCCTGATCACGGTTCATCCGCAAATGCTCGACGTCATGTCGATGTCGCAGTTTCTGACGATGACGAGCGAGCTGATGTCGGTGGTGGAGAAGGCCGGTGGACGCACCAGCTATGACTGGATGCGTTATCTCGTGACGCGGTTCGAGCCGAACGATGGGCCGCAGAGCCAGATGACCGGCTTCATGCGGGCGATCTTCGGCAATCGCATGCTCCACAATGCGATGGTAAAGTCGACGGCGGTCGCCGACGCCGGCGTTACCAAGCAGACCCTCTACGAGGTCGAGCGGTCGCAGTTCACCCGCGGAACCTATGACCGGGCGTTGGACTCCCTCAACTTGGTGAACGGCGAGATCGAGGCGCATATTCGTTCGACCTGGGGGAGGAAATAG
- a CDS encoding PAS domain-containing protein translates to MMSVWSHRPRSLYLGLFIAAYVLACGFAQSLAIVPGTGISIWPPGGLFIATLVLASRRSWPWWIVAGCLAELFSNALWFYSPLPAAFLIYVGNALEAVVAAWLVDRSLKRPAQLETLQEVLAFVVLGAGIAPIVSATIGSATLAWFGIQSQSFLTAWPLWWIGDATGILIVAPLALTVFHNWRDKTRLSAAQWLEACVLGLIFLGVAALSLSGYLPFAYIIMPPLLWAAVRFEFKGAAISLALLALITAIFTITGAGQFIGDPGSQKHQQVMLQLFLAISAFSALIVAAISRQHQLAVLTLRQSVETLREREQELSQLVDMVPSHVWRLTPQGEPTFFNRRMVDFLGLDVADSDRPDMSRLEALIEAVIHPDDAAGFRDSLNHCLATGENFALRYRLRRADGVYHWMSSRAEPLRDQTGNIVQWYGLCHDIDDQVRAEEAVRQSERALQQMIDAVPVRVWSVEPTSGSVYFNKRYQDHFRAVIAGFDALGEPRIEKLLQQLIHPEDAPGVQRTLRNCFENGNGTAMRFRWLEKDDVYRWAECRVEPRRDDDGTVVQWYGVSLDIDEEVRALEALRDRERELSQLVDMVPAQIRRLTPEGEPVFFNKRLIDFFGLDVGDMDRPGMSRLSSIIHTLVHPDDSTRLLETVHHSLSSGDPFSIKYRMRRVDGAYRWVDGRAEPLRDQNGAIVQWYVISVDIDDEMRAQEALRDRERELSQLVNMVPSLLWRLNPEGAPTFFNQRLIDFLGLDIPHMEKPGVSSLAALIEAAVHPDDAGSLAEALNHSFATGERFSKQYRLRRADGVYRWVKGSAEPLRDESGQILQWYGLTNDIDDQLRIEEELRERERSLWQIVETLPAMIDCAAPDGEPVYRNPQLRDFLGYKLEELDGTGKTRLDGTLDAGVHPDDVAGVKENYAHSLASGEPYARRHRLRRFDGEYRWVETRAAPMRNAEGVIIQWNVICLDIDGEVRAEEDLRQAREGLARASQVASLAELSASIAHEVNQPLAAVVANSHACQRWLLAEPPNMERAQRTVERIIRDANSAADVVSRIRALFKQSADRRAHTALSGVVNEARNLMAEEAARRRARIAVEIDGNLPLIAIDRVQIQQVLINLIRNGIEAMDAIAGDRVIEMRLRHMGNAVQTEISDRGQGIAFPEKMFEPFFTTKENGMGMGLAICRSIVELHGGRLWAEKNNPHGATLIFTLPIEMKAAS, encoded by the coding sequence ATGATGAGCGTCTGGTCGCACCGTCCCCGATCCCTGTATCTGGGGCTTTTCATTGCAGCCTATGTGCTCGCCTGCGGCTTCGCCCAGTCGCTGGCGATCGTGCCGGGAACGGGTATTTCCATCTGGCCTCCGGGCGGACTTTTCATCGCGACGCTCGTCCTCGCCTCCAGGCGCAGCTGGCCATGGTGGATAGTGGCGGGCTGCCTTGCCGAGTTGTTCAGCAATGCCCTGTGGTTCTACAGTCCGCTGCCTGCGGCCTTCCTGATCTATGTCGGCAATGCTCTTGAAGCGGTCGTCGCGGCATGGTTGGTCGATCGGAGTTTGAAGCGTCCGGCTCAGTTGGAAACCTTGCAGGAGGTTCTTGCATTTGTCGTCCTGGGCGCCGGAATTGCGCCAATCGTCAGCGCAACGATAGGAAGCGCGACGCTCGCCTGGTTCGGCATTCAATCGCAATCCTTCCTGACGGCCTGGCCGCTCTGGTGGATCGGTGACGCAACCGGTATCCTGATCGTCGCGCCGCTGGCACTCACAGTCTTCCACAACTGGCGCGACAAGACCCGGCTCTCGGCTGCCCAATGGCTGGAAGCCTGCGTCCTGGGGCTGATTTTTCTCGGTGTCGCCGCCCTTTCGCTCAGCGGCTACCTTCCCTTCGCCTATATCATCATGCCGCCGCTTCTTTGGGCCGCGGTCCGCTTCGAATTCAAGGGCGCGGCCATATCGCTTGCTCTCCTCGCCCTGATCACTGCCATCTTCACGATCACAGGCGCCGGCCAGTTTATCGGCGATCCCGGCTCCCAGAAACACCAGCAGGTCATGCTGCAGCTTTTTCTGGCCATCTCGGCGTTTTCGGCGCTCATCGTCGCCGCCATATCAAGGCAACACCAACTGGCCGTGCTGACGTTGCGACAAAGCGTGGAGACGTTACGCGAGCGGGAGCAGGAACTCTCGCAGCTCGTCGACATGGTTCCGAGCCACGTCTGGCGCCTGACGCCCCAGGGCGAACCGACCTTTTTCAATAGACGAATGGTCGATTTCCTCGGTCTCGATGTCGCAGATTCGGACAGGCCCGATATGAGCCGGCTGGAGGCGCTCATCGAGGCCGTCATTCATCCCGATGATGCAGCCGGTTTCAGGGATTCGCTCAACCACTGCCTCGCCACCGGCGAAAACTTCGCGTTGCGGTATCGGCTGCGCCGCGCCGACGGCGTCTATCACTGGATGTCGAGCCGCGCCGAGCCGCTGCGGGATCAGACTGGGAATATCGTCCAGTGGTACGGTCTTTGCCACGACATCGACGATCAGGTCCGCGCCGAAGAGGCCGTGCGACAGAGCGAGCGAGCGCTGCAGCAGATGATCGACGCGGTGCCGGTCCGCGTCTGGAGCGTCGAGCCGACGAGCGGGTCGGTCTATTTCAACAAACGTTATCAGGACCATTTCCGCGCCGTCATCGCCGGTTTCGACGCTCTCGGCGAGCCGCGCATCGAAAAGCTTCTACAGCAGCTGATCCACCCCGAAGATGCGCCCGGCGTTCAGCGCACGCTGCGGAATTGTTTCGAAAACGGCAACGGCACGGCGATGCGGTTTCGCTGGCTCGAAAAGGACGACGTCTACCGCTGGGCGGAATGCAGGGTGGAACCCCGGCGCGATGACGACGGAACCGTCGTGCAATGGTACGGCGTTTCCCTCGACATCGACGAGGAGGTCCGCGCCCTGGAGGCACTGCGTGATCGCGAGCGAGAACTCTCGCAGCTCGTGGACATGGTCCCGGCCCAGATCAGACGCTTGACGCCGGAAGGCGAGCCGGTCTTCTTCAACAAGCGCCTGATCGATTTTTTCGGTCTCGATGTAGGGGATATGGATAGGCCCGGCATGAGCCGGCTCTCATCGATCATTCACACCCTCGTTCACCCCGATGATTCAACGCGACTGCTGGAGACGGTTCACCACTCCCTTTCCAGCGGCGATCCCTTCTCGATAAAATACCGCATGCGCCGTGTCGATGGAGCCTATCGCTGGGTCGACGGCCGCGCCGAGCCGCTGCGGGATCAGAACGGCGCGATCGTCCAATGGTATGTGATATCGGTCGACATCGATGATGAGATGCGCGCGCAGGAAGCGCTGCGCGACCGGGAACGGGAGCTTTCGCAACTCGTGAACATGGTTCCGAGCCTGCTCTGGCGGCTTAATCCGGAAGGCGCTCCGACCTTCTTCAACCAGCGCCTGATCGATTTCCTGGGTCTCGACATCCCTCATATGGAAAAGCCGGGAGTGAGCAGCCTCGCGGCGCTGATCGAAGCTGCCGTCCATCCCGACGATGCGGGGAGCCTCGCCGAAGCTCTCAACCATTCCTTCGCCACCGGCGAGCGCTTCTCCAAGCAGTATCGCCTGCGGCGCGCCGACGGCGTCTACCGCTGGGTCAAAGGCAGCGCCGAGCCGCTGCGGGACGAGAGCGGGCAAATCCTTCAGTGGTACGGCCTCACCAATGACATCGACGATCAATTGCGCATCGAGGAGGAGTTGCGGGAGAGAGAACGTTCGCTCTGGCAAATCGTCGAAACGCTGCCGGCAATGATCGATTGCGCAGCGCCTGATGGAGAACCGGTATACCGCAACCCCCAGCTCCGCGACTTCCTCGGATATAAGCTCGAAGAGCTTGACGGAACGGGAAAAACCCGGCTGGACGGCACGCTCGATGCCGGCGTTCATCCCGACGACGTGGCGGGTGTCAAAGAGAACTACGCCCATTCATTGGCGTCCGGCGAGCCCTATGCGCGCAGACATCGTCTGCGGCGGTTCGACGGCGAATATCGCTGGGTCGAAACACGCGCCGCGCCGATGCGCAATGCCGAAGGCGTCATCATCCAGTGGAACGTCATATGCCTTGATATCGACGGTGAGGTTCGGGCGGAGGAGGATCTGCGTCAGGCACGGGAGGGCCTTGCGCGGGCGAGCCAGGTTGCGAGCCTCGCCGAGCTTTCGGCCTCCATCGCCCACGAGGTGAACCAGCCGCTGGCGGCCGTCGTCGCGAACTCACATGCCTGCCAGCGCTGGCTCCTGGCCGAGCCGCCAAACATGGAGCGGGCACAGAGGACGGTCGAGCGCATCATCCGGGACGCCAACTCGGCCGCGGATGTCGTCAGCCGTATCCGCGCCCTGTTCAAACAATCCGCAGACAGGAGGGCTCATACGGCGCTTTCGGGCGTTGTCAACGAAGCGCGCAACCTCATGGCCGAGGAAGCGGCACGCCGCCGCGCCCGGATCGCGGTGGAGATCGATGGCAACCTTCCGCTCATCGCCATCGACCGCGTCCAGATCCAGCAGGTTCTGATCAATCTCATCCGCAACGGCATCGAGGCGATGGATGCCATTGCCGGCGACAGGGTGATCGAGATGCGCCTGCGCCACATGGGCAACGCCGTCCAGACCGAGATCAGCGATCGCGGCCAGGGGATCGCGTTCCCCGAGAAGATGTTCGAGCCTTTCTTCACCACGAAGGAAAACGGCATGGGCATGGGTCTGGCGATCTGCCGCTCGATCGTCGAGCTGCACGGCGGACGATTGTGGGCAGAGAAGAACAATCCGCACGGAGCGACGTTGATCTTCACCTTGCCCATTGAAATGAAGGCAGCGTCATGA
- a CDS encoding NAD(P)H-binding protein, which produces MKITVAGASGLIGTRLSEGLRRSGHEVTAASLSLGVDTVTGAGLEAAIAGTDIVVDVTNAASFGDSAALDFFKASTKNLLAAAAEAGVAHYLALSVVGTPLLVESDYFRAKMVQENLIRASNRPYTILRSTQFYEFISGLIDIGAQGDVVRLPPALMRPVAAGEVAAFLAELTVSMPLGGIVEIGGPEQFGVDEIARIYLTANEDERPVITDPSTSYFGVELTEDALLPGTGARMASETLSEWLYQSMAD; this is translated from the coding sequence ATGAAAATTACCGTGGCAGGAGCAAGCGGCCTCATCGGAACGCGGCTCAGCGAAGGCCTGCGCCGCTCAGGCCATGAGGTCACGGCGGCATCCTTGTCACTTGGCGTCGATACAGTTACCGGCGCGGGCCTCGAAGCGGCGATAGCGGGAACCGACATCGTCGTCGATGTGACCAACGCCGCCTCCTTCGGCGACAGCGCTGCCCTGGATTTCTTCAAGGCATCGACGAAGAATTTGCTCGCGGCCGCCGCTGAGGCCGGTGTTGCGCATTATCTCGCCCTTTCCGTCGTGGGCACGCCGCTGCTCGTCGAAAGCGACTATTTTCGCGCGAAAATGGTGCAGGAAAATCTTATCCGGGCGTCTAATCGGCCCTATACGATCCTCCGCTCCACACAGTTCTACGAGTTCATCAGCGGATTGATCGACATCGGTGCGCAAGGCGATGTCGTTCGATTGCCGCCAGCCTTGATGAGACCTGTCGCAGCCGGTGAGGTCGCCGCCTTCCTTGCCGAATTGACCGTCTCAATGCCTTTGGGCGGTATCGTCGAGATCGGCGGCCCGGAACAGTTCGGTGTCGATGAGATCGCACGGATCTATCTCACCGCAAACGAAGACGAGCGGCCGGTGATAACCGATCCGTCCACGTCGTACTTCGGTGTCGAATTGACCGAGGATGCACTGCTTCCGGGCACTGGTGCGCGGATGGCATCCGAGACGCTCTCCGAATGGCTCTACCAATCGATGGCGGATTAG
- the repB gene encoding plasmid partitioning protein RepB yields MARKNLIEISAPSPARAEAVAPRDNRPIAGFVPQERSAAPVGGITKTLGNITEKMERASELERQLAAGQTIVELDTGLIDASFVSDRLAIDPTELAQLVEQIREHGQQVPILVRPHPETRGRYQVAYGHRRLAATKEIGIRVRAVVRDLTDGQLVVSQGQENSARTNLSYIERALFASRLEERSFGRDVIMAALGVDKAALSRMLIVIRQVPLDLINAIGAAPDIGRRRWLELGERLEDADIEKIIAELSADDARKISSDERFHRTLVLATKRTAAPKPAIAKTAVSGVPVMVKKTASGATFVFDGKTAPGFDQFVQERLQGLFQEFKKDRGA; encoded by the coding sequence ATGGCGCGTAAGAACCTCATCGAGATTTCCGCCCCGAGCCCGGCAAGGGCCGAAGCAGTCGCACCGCGCGACAATCGACCGATCGCCGGTTTCGTGCCGCAGGAGCGCAGCGCCGCGCCGGTCGGCGGCATCACCAAAACGCTGGGAAACATTACCGAGAAAATGGAGCGGGCGAGTGAACTGGAACGGCAGCTCGCTGCCGGCCAGACCATCGTCGAGCTCGATACCGGCCTGATCGACGCCTCTTTCGTCAGCGACCGATTGGCGATCGATCCGACCGAACTCGCCCAGCTCGTCGAGCAGATCCGCGAGCACGGGCAGCAGGTTCCGATCCTGGTTCGCCCGCACCCCGAAACCAGGGGACGCTATCAGGTTGCCTACGGCCATCGTCGTCTGGCGGCCACGAAAGAGATCGGCATCAGGGTACGAGCGGTTGTCCGCGATCTCACGGACGGCCAGCTGGTCGTCAGCCAGGGGCAGGAAAACAGCGCTCGAACCAATCTCTCCTATATCGAACGGGCGCTGTTTGCGTCGCGGCTCGAGGAACGCAGCTTCGGCCGTGATGTCATCATGGCGGCACTCGGCGTCGACAAGGCGGCGCTGTCGAGAATGTTGATCGTCATCCGGCAGGTGCCCCTCGATCTGATCAATGCCATCGGTGCGGCGCCCGATATCGGCCGCCGGCGGTGGCTGGAACTCGGTGAGCGTCTTGAAGACGCCGACATCGAGAAGATCATCGCTGAGTTGTCCGCGGACGACGCGCGCAAAATCTCGAGCGACGAGCGGTTTCACCGCACCCTTGTGCTGGCAACGAAGCGGACGGCGGCGCCGAAGCCAGCAATTGCCAAAACTGCGGTCAGCGGTGTGCCTGTGATGGTCAAGAAAACGGCGTCCGGTGCGACTTTCGTCTTCGACGGCAAGACCGCCCCCGGTTTCGATCAATTCGTCCAGGAAAGGCTGCAGGGCCTGTTTCAGGAGTTCAAAAAGGACAGAGGAGCGTAA
- a CDS encoding response regulator has translation MTRDDHIVFIVDDDERIREALGELLDSHGMRAIAFESAGDYVKTDKPDVPACLILDIELPDINGLDLQRQIANGDHPPIVFITGHGDIPSSVRAIKSGAVDFLTKPFSDADLMAAIHAAIAQDQEKRSERAEITALKQHYLELTPREREVLPLVVSGLLNKQAAAELGISEVTLQIHRRNVMQKMAAASLADLVRIAEKLEIPITHSRRVGGN, from the coding sequence ATGACGAGAGACGATCATATAGTCTTCATCGTCGATGACGATGAGCGCATCCGCGAAGCACTCGGCGAGCTGCTGGACTCGCATGGCATGCGCGCCATCGCCTTCGAATCGGCCGGCGATTATGTGAAGACGGACAAGCCGGATGTCCCTGCCTGCCTTATCCTCGATATCGAACTGCCCGATATCAATGGCCTCGACCTGCAAAGACAGATCGCCAACGGCGATCATCCGCCGATCGTCTTCATCACTGGACATGGCGACATCCCCTCCTCCGTGCGTGCGATCAAAAGCGGCGCTGTAGATTTCCTGACCAAACCCTTCAGCGATGCCGATCTCATGGCGGCAATCCACGCAGCGATTGCCCAGGATCAAGAAAAGAGGTCCGAACGCGCCGAAATCACCGCGCTGAAACAACACTACCTCGAGCTGACGCCGCGGGAGCGCGAGGTGCTGCCGCTTGTGGTCAGCGGTCTTTTGAACAAGCAGGCGGCAGCCGAACTCGGCATCAGCGAAGTCACGCTGCAGATCCACAGACGAAATGTGATGCAGAAAATGGCGGCGGCATCGCTCGCCGATCTCGTGCGGATCGCGGAGAAACTGGAAATACCGATTACCCACTCGCGCCGGGTGGGGGGGAATTGA